One Silene latifolia isolate original U9 population chromosome 4, ASM4854445v1, whole genome shotgun sequence DNA segment encodes these proteins:
- the LOC141653805 gene encoding FT-interacting protein 3-like isoform X1, which produces MQLVPPPPPEEFALKETSPAIAGAGVAGQRLSSTYDLVEQMQYLYVRVVKAKELPSKDVTGSCDPCVEVKLGNYKGTTKQFEKNTKPEWNQAFAFSNERIQASIVEIFVKDKDNFMGRVIFDLNEIPKRVPPDSPLAPQWYRLEDHKGMKLKGELMLAVWMGTQADEAFPEAWHSDAASVSGDAVGKIRSKVYLSPKLWYVRVNVIEVQDLVPHDKTRFPQVYVKAMLGNQGFRTKTCQAKTLNPMWNEDLLFVVAEPFEEPLLLSVEDRVGPGKDDSLGVCMIPLQNLQRRWDHKPVNTRWYNLEKHIIVDGEKKEIKLFATKIHLRICLDGGYHVLDESTHYSSDLRPTAKQMWKPSIGVLELGVLSAHGLMPMKSKDGRGTTDAYCVAKYGQKWVRTRTIIDSFSPKWNEQYTWEVFDPCTVITVGVFDNCHLHDNNGMRDSRIGKVRVRLSTLEADRVYTHSYPLIVLHPSGVKKMGEVELAVRFSCSSWINMLHMYSQPLLPKMHYIHPLSVMQLDSLRHQATQIVSTRLSRAEPPLRKEVVEYMLDVDSHIWSMRRSKANFFRIMNVLSGMIAVGRWFDQIFNWKNPITTVLIHILFIILVVYPDLILPTIFLYLFLIGIWHHRWRPRHPPHMDTRLSHADVAHHDELDEEFDTFPTSRGNDFIRMRYDRLRSIAGRIQTVVGDLAIQGERFHSLLSWRDPRATALFVTFCLVAAIVLYVTPFKVVALFYGIYVLRHPRFRQRLPSVPINFFRRLPATTDSML; this is translated from the exons ATGCAGTTGGTA CCGCCTCCTCCACCTGAGGAATTTGCCCTAAAGGAGACTTCTCCCGCCATAGCCGGGGCAGGGGTTGCAGGGCAGAGGCTCTCCTCCACCTATGATCTTGTGGAGCAAATGCAGTACCTCTATGTCCGGGTTGTCAAAGCCAAGGAATTACCTAGCAAGGACGTAACCGGCAGTTGTGACCCTTGTGTGGAAGTCAAACTAGGGAACTACAAAGGAACCACAAAGCAGTTTGAAAAGAACACCAAACCTGAGTGGAATCAAGCGTTTGCTTTCTCAAACGAGCGTATCCAAGCTTCCATTGTGGAGATTTTTGTCAAGGATAAGGATAATTTCATGGGAAGAGTAATATTCGACCTTAATGAGATCCCCAAAAGGGTCCCACCAGACAGCCCTCTTGCCCCACAGTGGTATAGGCTTGAGGACCACAAGGGTATGAAGTTGAAAGGAGAGCTCATGTTGGCTGTCTGGATGGGGACTCAAGCCGATGAGGCCTTTCCCGAGGCTTGGCATTCTGATGCAGCTTCTGTTAGTGGTGATGCTGTGGGTAAAATCCGGTCCAAAGTTTACCTTTCACCTAAGCTTTGGTATGTTAGGGTTAACGTGATTGAAGTTCAGGATTTGGTGCCTCATGATAAGACTCGTTTTCCTCAAGTCTATGTCAAGGCAATGCTTGGAAATCAGGGTTTCCGGACCAAAACCTGCCAAGCTAAGACATTGAATCCAATGTGGAACGAGGACTTGCTTTTTGTAGTTGCTGAACCCTTTGAAGAACCCTTGTTATTGAGTGTCGAAGACAGGGTTGGGCCAGGAAAGGATGATTCTTTAGGTGTCTGTATGATCCCCTTGCAAAATTTGCAGAGGAGGTGGGATCATAAGCCTGTGAATACCCGTTGGTATAATCTCGAAAAGCATATAATCGTTGATGGGGAAAAGAAAGAGATCAAGTTATTTGCAACCAAGATCCATCTAAGGATATGTTTAGACGGTGGATATCATGTGTTGGATGAATCGACCCATTATAGCAGCGATTTGAGGCCAACTGCCAAACAGATGTGGAAGCCGAGCATTGGAGTTTTGGAACTTGGGGTTTTAAGTGCTCATGGACTGATGCCAATGAAAAGCAAAGACGGACGAGGGACAACTGATGCTTACTGTGTGGCCAAATACGGGCAGAAGTGGGTTCGAACAAGAACCATCATTGATAGCTTCAGCCCAAAATGGAATGAACAATATACTTGGGAAGTTTTCGACCCTTGTACAGTCATCACAGTCGGAGTTTTCGATAACTGTCATTTGCACGACAACAATGGCATGAGAGATTCACGGATCGGTAAAGTCAGAGTCCGACTCTCAACCCTTGAAGCTGATCGAGTTTACACACACTCGTATCCTCTCATAGTCTTGCACCCTTCAGGAGTAAAGAAGATGGGAGAAGTAGAATTAGCCGTCAGATTCAGCTGTTCATCGTGGATAAATATGCTTCATATGTATTCACAGCCTCTTCTGCCCAAAATGCATTACATTCACCCATTGTCTGTCATGCAGCTTGATAGCTTACGACACCAAGCAACTCAAATTGTGTCGACGAGATTAAGCAGGGCAGAACCTCCATTGAGAAAAGAGGTTGTCGAATACATGTTAGACGTGGATTCTCACATCTGGAGTATGAGAAGGAGCAAAGCAAATTTCTTCAGGATCATGAACGTCTTAAGTGGGATGATTGCAGTTGGAAGATGGTTTGATCAGATTTTCAATTGGAAGAATCCTATCACAACTGTCCTTATTCACATCCTCTTTATTATTCTTGTAGTATACCCAGACCTGATTTTGCCCACCATCTTCCTTTACTTGTTCTTAATAGGAATTTGGCACCATCGGTGGAGGCCTAGGCACCCGCCCCATATGGACACCCGTCTATCACATGCTGATGTGGCGCACCATGATGAGCTGGACGAAGAATTCGACACTTTCCCAACTTCTCGAGGAAATGATTTCATTAGGATGAGGTACGACCGCCTGAGAAGCATTGCAGGGAGAATTCAGACGGTTGTAGGAGATTTGGCTATTCAAGGAGAGAGGTTCCATTCGTTGCTCAGCTGGCGAGATCCGAGAGCCACTGCATTGTTTGTGACATTCTGTTTGGTAGCCGCCATTGTCTTGTATGTTACCCCATTTAAAGTGGTGGCCCTTTTTTACGGCATTTATGTGCTGAGACACCCTAGGTTCCGCCAGAGGCTTCCTTCAGTCCCAATTAACTTTTTTAGGAGGCTACCTGCTACAACTGACAGTATGCTGTAA
- the LOC141652406 gene encoding expansin-A18-like, giving the protein MASNLQRFSPLLLIEIFIVLGMVRSGASVFQPTPWKLAHATFYGDDSAAETMGGACGYGNLYDSGYGTDTAALSTVLFNNGLACGSCYEMKCVESKWCLANAATITVTATNSCPPNWYQDTNNGGWCNPPREHFDLAKPAFNQLAETVAGIIPINYRRVSCQKTGGIRFKFEGNPNWLLVYVMNVGGSGDVCQMWVKGTNTDWISMSQNWGASYQAFSQLGGQALSFKLQSYTTDQIIILYNVAPANWCNGMTYQADSNFY; this is encoded by the exons ATGGCCTCTAATTTGCAGAGATTTAGCCCGTTACTTTTGATAGAGATATTTATTGTGTTGGGCATGGTTAGAAGTGGTGCAAGTGTTTTCCAACCAACTCCATGGAAGCTTGCTCATGCTACCTTTTATGGCGACGATTCTGCCGCTGAAACAATGG GCGGAGCGTGTGGATACGGTAATTTGTACGACAGCGGATATGGGACAGATACAGCGGCACTGAGCACGGTTCTGTTCAACAACGGTTTAGCATGTGGGAGTTGCTACGAAATGAAGTGTGTTGAATCAAAGTGGTGTCTTGCTAATGCCGCTACAATTACCGTGACTGCTACCAACAGCTGCCCTCCAAATTGGTACCAGGATACTAACAATGGTGGCTGGTGCAACCCACCCCGCGAACACTTTGACCTTGCCAAACCCGCTTTCAACCAGCTTGCTGAAACTGTTGCTGGTATCATCCCTATCAACTACAGGCG GGTATCATGTCAGAAGACGGGAGGGATAAGGTTTAAGTTTGAAGGGAACCCAAACTGGTTGTTGGTGTACGTAATGAACGTAGGGGGATCGGGAGATGTATGCCAAATGTGGGTGAAGGGAACCAACACAGATTGGATAAGCATGAGCCAAAACTGGGGTGCATCATACCAAGCATTTTCGCAATTGGGAGGCCAAGCTCTGTCTTTTAAACTACAGTCTTATACTACTGATCAGATTATAATTCTGTACAATGTCGCTCCCGCAAACTGGTGCAATGGGATGACTTATCAAGCCGATTCCAACTTCTATTAA
- the LOC141653805 gene encoding FT-interacting protein 3-like isoform X2, with product MEPPPPPEEFALKETSPAIAGAGVAGQRLSSTYDLVEQMQYLYVRVVKAKELPSKDVTGSCDPCVEVKLGNYKGTTKQFEKNTKPEWNQAFAFSNERIQASIVEIFVKDKDNFMGRVIFDLNEIPKRVPPDSPLAPQWYRLEDHKGMKLKGELMLAVWMGTQADEAFPEAWHSDAASVSGDAVGKIRSKVYLSPKLWYVRVNVIEVQDLVPHDKTRFPQVYVKAMLGNQGFRTKTCQAKTLNPMWNEDLLFVVAEPFEEPLLLSVEDRVGPGKDDSLGVCMIPLQNLQRRWDHKPVNTRWYNLEKHIIVDGEKKEIKLFATKIHLRICLDGGYHVLDESTHYSSDLRPTAKQMWKPSIGVLELGVLSAHGLMPMKSKDGRGTTDAYCVAKYGQKWVRTRTIIDSFSPKWNEQYTWEVFDPCTVITVGVFDNCHLHDNNGMRDSRIGKVRVRLSTLEADRVYTHSYPLIVLHPSGVKKMGEVELAVRFSCSSWINMLHMYSQPLLPKMHYIHPLSVMQLDSLRHQATQIVSTRLSRAEPPLRKEVVEYMLDVDSHIWSMRRSKANFFRIMNVLSGMIAVGRWFDQIFNWKNPITTVLIHILFIILVVYPDLILPTIFLYLFLIGIWHHRWRPRHPPHMDTRLSHADVAHHDELDEEFDTFPTSRGNDFIRMRYDRLRSIAGRIQTVVGDLAIQGERFHSLLSWRDPRATALFVTFCLVAAIVLYVTPFKVVALFYGIYVLRHPRFRQRLPSVPINFFRRLPATTDSML from the exons ATGGAG CCGCCTCCTCCACCTGAGGAATTTGCCCTAAAGGAGACTTCTCCCGCCATAGCCGGGGCAGGGGTTGCAGGGCAGAGGCTCTCCTCCACCTATGATCTTGTGGAGCAAATGCAGTACCTCTATGTCCGGGTTGTCAAAGCCAAGGAATTACCTAGCAAGGACGTAACCGGCAGTTGTGACCCTTGTGTGGAAGTCAAACTAGGGAACTACAAAGGAACCACAAAGCAGTTTGAAAAGAACACCAAACCTGAGTGGAATCAAGCGTTTGCTTTCTCAAACGAGCGTATCCAAGCTTCCATTGTGGAGATTTTTGTCAAGGATAAGGATAATTTCATGGGAAGAGTAATATTCGACCTTAATGAGATCCCCAAAAGGGTCCCACCAGACAGCCCTCTTGCCCCACAGTGGTATAGGCTTGAGGACCACAAGGGTATGAAGTTGAAAGGAGAGCTCATGTTGGCTGTCTGGATGGGGACTCAAGCCGATGAGGCCTTTCCCGAGGCTTGGCATTCTGATGCAGCTTCTGTTAGTGGTGATGCTGTGGGTAAAATCCGGTCCAAAGTTTACCTTTCACCTAAGCTTTGGTATGTTAGGGTTAACGTGATTGAAGTTCAGGATTTGGTGCCTCATGATAAGACTCGTTTTCCTCAAGTCTATGTCAAGGCAATGCTTGGAAATCAGGGTTTCCGGACCAAAACCTGCCAAGCTAAGACATTGAATCCAATGTGGAACGAGGACTTGCTTTTTGTAGTTGCTGAACCCTTTGAAGAACCCTTGTTATTGAGTGTCGAAGACAGGGTTGGGCCAGGAAAGGATGATTCTTTAGGTGTCTGTATGATCCCCTTGCAAAATTTGCAGAGGAGGTGGGATCATAAGCCTGTGAATACCCGTTGGTATAATCTCGAAAAGCATATAATCGTTGATGGGGAAAAGAAAGAGATCAAGTTATTTGCAACCAAGATCCATCTAAGGATATGTTTAGACGGTGGATATCATGTGTTGGATGAATCGACCCATTATAGCAGCGATTTGAGGCCAACTGCCAAACAGATGTGGAAGCCGAGCATTGGAGTTTTGGAACTTGGGGTTTTAAGTGCTCATGGACTGATGCCAATGAAAAGCAAAGACGGACGAGGGACAACTGATGCTTACTGTGTGGCCAAATACGGGCAGAAGTGGGTTCGAACAAGAACCATCATTGATAGCTTCAGCCCAAAATGGAATGAACAATATACTTGGGAAGTTTTCGACCCTTGTACAGTCATCACAGTCGGAGTTTTCGATAACTGTCATTTGCACGACAACAATGGCATGAGAGATTCACGGATCGGTAAAGTCAGAGTCCGACTCTCAACCCTTGAAGCTGATCGAGTTTACACACACTCGTATCCTCTCATAGTCTTGCACCCTTCAGGAGTAAAGAAGATGGGAGAAGTAGAATTAGCCGTCAGATTCAGCTGTTCATCGTGGATAAATATGCTTCATATGTATTCACAGCCTCTTCTGCCCAAAATGCATTACATTCACCCATTGTCTGTCATGCAGCTTGATAGCTTACGACACCAAGCAACTCAAATTGTGTCGACGAGATTAAGCAGGGCAGAACCTCCATTGAGAAAAGAGGTTGTCGAATACATGTTAGACGTGGATTCTCACATCTGGAGTATGAGAAGGAGCAAAGCAAATTTCTTCAGGATCATGAACGTCTTAAGTGGGATGATTGCAGTTGGAAGATGGTTTGATCAGATTTTCAATTGGAAGAATCCTATCACAACTGTCCTTATTCACATCCTCTTTATTATTCTTGTAGTATACCCAGACCTGATTTTGCCCACCATCTTCCTTTACTTGTTCTTAATAGGAATTTGGCACCATCGGTGGAGGCCTAGGCACCCGCCCCATATGGACACCCGTCTATCACATGCTGATGTGGCGCACCATGATGAGCTGGACGAAGAATTCGACACTTTCCCAACTTCTCGAGGAAATGATTTCATTAGGATGAGGTACGACCGCCTGAGAAGCATTGCAGGGAGAATTCAGACGGTTGTAGGAGATTTGGCTATTCAAGGAGAGAGGTTCCATTCGTTGCTCAGCTGGCGAGATCCGAGAGCCACTGCATTGTTTGTGACATTCTGTTTGGTAGCCGCCATTGTCTTGTATGTTACCCCATTTAAAGTGGTGGCCCTTTTTTACGGCATTTATGTGCTGAGACACCCTAGGTTCCGCCAGAGGCTTCCTTCAGTCCCAATTAACTTTTTTAGGAGGCTACCTGCTACAACTGACAGTATGCTGTAA